In Vagococcus luciliae, one genomic interval encodes:
- a CDS encoding dihydroorotate dehydrogenase electron transfer subunit: protein MKQEMMEIVNQVELAPRIFEMTLKGELTQEMVTPGQFIHIRVPREDLLLRRPISLAEINHDNQTCKIIYRVEGDGTRAFSHCQVGDKLDCLGPLGNGFDISMIEEEDVVYVIGGGIGVPPLYELGRRLKEKRANIYFLNGFASKDVMYYEKEFSELGSLFIATDDGSYGTHGHVGMLIDDVSKKTTKPKAIYACGAPGLLRAVESTFSDHPHVYLSMEERMACGVGACYACVCQSKKDPNVNKKVCDEGPIFKAGEVMI, encoded by the coding sequence ATGAAACAAGAGATGATGGAGATTGTCAATCAAGTTGAATTAGCACCACGTATATTTGAAATGACGTTAAAGGGAGAGTTAACTCAAGAGATGGTAACGCCAGGTCAATTTATTCATATTCGTGTTCCAAGAGAGGACTTACTTCTTAGACGACCAATCAGTTTGGCAGAAATCAATCATGACAATCAAACTTGTAAAATTATTTACCGTGTTGAAGGTGATGGGACAAGAGCATTTAGTCACTGTCAAGTAGGAGATAAACTTGATTGTTTAGGACCTTTAGGGAATGGTTTTGATATTAGTATGATTGAAGAAGAAGATGTGGTTTATGTAATAGGTGGAGGAATCGGTGTTCCTCCTCTTTATGAGTTAGGACGCAGGTTAAAAGAAAAAAGGGCAAATATTTATTTTTTAAATGGGTTTGCTTCAAAAGACGTGATGTATTATGAAAAAGAATTTAGTGAGCTAGGCTCATTATTCATTGCAACAGATGATGGCTCATATGGGACACATGGTCATGTTGGGATGTTGATAGATGACGTAAGCAAAAAAACAACTAAACCAAAAGCCATTTATGCATGTGGTGCTCCAGGACTACTAAGAGCTGTTGAATCGACGTTTAGTGACCATCCTCATGTTTACCTTTCAATGGAAGAGAGAATGGCTTGTGGTGTAGGAGCATGCTATGCATGTGTTTGCCAATCTAAAAAGGATCCTAACGTAAATAAAAAAGTATGCGATGAGGGGCCAATTTTTAAAGCAGGAGAGGTGATGATATGA
- the pyrF gene encoding orotidine-5'-phosphate decarboxylase translates to MREERPVIALDLPSKEAIEAFLAHFPSEESLYVKVGMEIFYQEGPSIVSWLISEGHDVFLDLKLHDIPNTVYSAMKGIAKLGVSLTNVHAAGGKEMMEMAYKGLQEGTPKGQSVPKLIAVTQLTSTSDEQVKQEQLISVGLNESVRHYAVLTQASGLDGVVCSAHEAKDIKQHTSDDFVCLTPGIRLASNDVGDQKRVMTPSKARENGSTFIVVGRPITKAENPYTAYLNIKNEWNGENH, encoded by the coding sequence ATGAGAGAAGAAAGACCAGTTATTGCACTTGATTTACCAAGTAAAGAAGCAATTGAAGCATTTTTAGCCCATTTTCCTTCTGAGGAATCACTTTACGTTAAAGTAGGAATGGAAATTTTTTATCAAGAAGGGCCAAGTATTGTATCATGGTTGATTAGTGAAGGACATGATGTGTTTCTTGATTTAAAACTTCATGATATTCCTAATACAGTTTATTCTGCCATGAAGGGTATTGCCAAATTGGGAGTGTCGTTAACCAATGTTCATGCAGCTGGTGGTAAAGAGATGATGGAGATGGCCTACAAAGGATTACAAGAGGGGACACCTAAAGGTCAGTCTGTTCCTAAATTGATTGCTGTCACCCAATTAACGTCAACAAGTGATGAACAAGTCAAACAAGAACAACTCATTTCAGTTGGATTAAATGAAAGTGTTAGACACTATGCTGTATTGACTCAAGCATCAGGACTTGACGGAGTAGTTTGCTCCGCTCATGAAGCCAAAGACATTAAACAACATACAAGCGATGATTTTGTTTGTCTTACACCTGGTATTCGTTTAGCAAGTAATGATGTGGGTGATCAAAAACGTGTCATGACACCAAGTAAAGCAAGAGAAAACGGCTCAACTTTTATTGTTGTTGGAAGACCAATTACGAAAGCAGAAAATCCTTATACAGCTTATTTAAACATAAAAAACGAATGGAACGGAGAGAATCACTAA
- the carB gene encoding carbamoyl-phosphate synthase large subunit, translating to MPKRDDIKKILVIGSGPIVIGQAAEFDYAGTQACLALKEEGYEVVLINSNPATIMTDKDIADKVYIEPITLEFVTKILRKERPDAILPTLGGQTGLNMAILLNDKGILEELGIELLGTKISAIDQAEDRDLFKQLMEELNEPIPESVIVHTVEEAVEFGKKIGYPLIVRPAFTLGGTGGGMCDDEEELIAITKNGISLSPVNQCLIEKSIAGYKEIEFEVMRDKKNQAIVVCHMENFDPVGIHTGDSIVFAPCQTLSDVEIQLLRDASLKIIKALEIEGGCNVQLALNTDSYEYYVIEVNPRVSRSSALASKATGFPIAKIAAKIAVGLTLDEMKNPVTQTTYAMFEPALDYVVSKIPRWAFDKFEHGDRILSTQMKATGEVMALGRTIEESLLKAVRSLEIGLHHIDSEESKDLSDDELIKQMVEAKDDRLFRVAEGIRRGMTIQDIAQFTKIDIFFLDKIKRIIELEEALATNPQDISVLTEAKRYGITDKVIAKLWHMTDDDVLQLRKTHNIIPVYKMVDTCAGEFASETPYFYSTYEEENESVKTDKESVIVLGSGPIRIGQGVEFDYATVHSVKAIQEEGYEAIIINSNPETVSTDFSISDKLYFEPLTLEDVLNVVELEQPKGVIVQFGGQTAINLAEGLTKHGIPIIGTTLEDLDRAENRDKFEQALQELGIPQPEGSTATNEADAIKIAERIGYPVLVRPSYVLGGRAMEIVWSTKDLKRYMVEAVKASPEHPILIDRYVVGTECEVDAICDGEDVLIPGIMEHIERAGVHSGDSMAVYPPQTISQTVIDKIVDYTQKLAKGLNCKGIMNIQFIAQGEDVFVIEVNPRASRTVPFLSKVTDIPMAKLATQLILGHTLKEFGYEPGLYKESPMVHIKAPVFSFAKLHEVDTQLGPEMKSTGEVMGTDHTMEKALYKAFEASGMHLPDYGNVLFTISDDFKEEALSLAKRFSDIGYGIIATEGTSKYLTDQGLIVETVAKIADTSQFNVIDSIRSNKVSLVINTTGNNVKETSDGFRIRRSAVENGVPLMTSLDTAEAILKVLEARSFTALSL from the coding sequence ATGCCTAAAAGAGATGATATTAAAAAAATACTAGTGATTGGATCTGGACCAATCGTGATTGGACAAGCTGCTGAATTTGACTATGCCGGAACACAAGCGTGTCTTGCATTAAAAGAAGAAGGCTATGAAGTTGTTTTAATCAACTCTAACCCAGCTACCATTATGACAGACAAAGACATTGCTGATAAAGTTTATATCGAGCCTATCACGTTAGAATTTGTCACAAAAATTTTACGTAAAGAACGTCCAGATGCCATCCTTCCAACACTTGGTGGGCAAACTGGATTAAATATGGCCATTTTGTTAAATGATAAAGGAATCTTAGAAGAATTAGGAATTGAATTATTAGGAACAAAAATCAGTGCTATCGATCAAGCAGAAGATAGAGATTTATTTAAACAATTAATGGAAGAACTAAATGAACCAATTCCTGAAAGTGTCATTGTTCATACAGTAGAAGAAGCAGTTGAATTTGGTAAAAAAATCGGTTATCCCTTAATTGTACGCCCAGCTTTCACACTTGGTGGAACAGGTGGTGGTATGTGTGACGATGAAGAAGAATTAATAGCTATCACAAAAAATGGTATTAGCTTGTCCCCTGTTAACCAATGTTTAATTGAAAAAAGTATCGCCGGTTATAAAGAAATCGAATTCGAAGTAATGAGAGATAAAAAGAATCAAGCGATTGTTGTGTGTCACATGGAAAACTTCGACCCAGTGGGAATCCATACTGGGGACTCCATCGTGTTTGCCCCTTGCCAAACACTCTCAGACGTTGAAATTCAGTTATTAAGAGATGCCTCACTCAAAATCATTAAAGCTTTAGAAATTGAGGGTGGCTGTAATGTCCAGTTAGCTCTAAATACTGATAGCTATGAATACTATGTCATTGAGGTAAATCCTCGAGTAAGTCGCTCGTCAGCATTAGCAAGTAAAGCAACAGGATTCCCGATTGCAAAAATTGCAGCAAAAATAGCGGTTGGTTTAACACTTGATGAAATGAAAAATCCAGTGACACAAACAACTTATGCAATGTTTGAACCAGCTCTTGACTATGTGGTATCCAAAATTCCTCGTTGGGCATTTGATAAATTTGAACATGGTGATAGAATTTTAAGCACTCAAATGAAAGCTACTGGTGAAGTCATGGCATTAGGTCGTACGATTGAAGAGTCATTACTTAAAGCGGTGAGATCATTAGAGATTGGGTTACATCATATTGACTCAGAAGAATCAAAAGATTTATCAGATGATGAGTTAATCAAACAAATGGTTGAAGCAAAAGATGATCGACTATTCAGAGTGGCAGAAGGTATTAGACGAGGCATGACAATACAAGATATTGCTCAATTTACTAAAATTGATATCTTCTTCCTAGATAAAATCAAACGAATTATTGAACTTGAAGAAGCGTTGGCTACAAATCCACAAGACATTAGTGTGTTAACAGAAGCAAAACGATATGGTATTACAGATAAAGTGATTGCTAAATTATGGCACATGACAGATGATGACGTTCTACAATTAAGAAAAACACATAACATTATCCCAGTTTACAAAATGGTTGATACGTGCGCTGGAGAATTTGCTTCAGAAACACCATATTTCTATAGTACATATGAAGAAGAAAACGAGAGTGTCAAAACCGATAAAGAATCTGTGATTGTCTTGGGTTCAGGGCCAATCCGTATCGGTCAAGGGGTAGAGTTTGACTACGCAACAGTTCATTCTGTCAAAGCAATACAAGAAGAAGGGTATGAAGCGATTATTATTAATAGTAATCCAGAGACTGTTTCAACAGACTTCTCGATTTCAGATAAATTATACTTTGAACCTTTGACGTTAGAAGATGTTTTAAATGTTGTGGAGCTAGAACAGCCTAAAGGAGTAATCGTTCAATTTGGTGGTCAAACAGCGATTAACCTTGCTGAAGGATTGACTAAACATGGTATTCCAATTATTGGAACAACTTTAGAAGACTTAGATAGAGCAGAAAATCGTGATAAGTTTGAACAGGCTTTACAAGAACTGGGTATTCCTCAACCAGAAGGATCAACTGCCACTAATGAAGCAGATGCGATAAAAATTGCTGAAAGAATTGGTTACCCGGTTTTAGTAAGACCAAGTTATGTTTTAGGTGGACGTGCAATGGAGATTGTGTGGAGTACGAAAGATTTGAAACGTTACATGGTTGAAGCTGTAAAAGCATCCCCAGAACATCCGATTTTAATTGATCGATATGTTGTTGGAACAGAATGTGAAGTTGATGCAATCTGTGACGGAGAAGATGTCTTAATACCTGGTATTATGGAACATATTGAGCGTGCTGGAGTCCATTCAGGAGATTCGATGGCAGTGTATCCTCCACAAACGATTAGTCAAACAGTGATTGATAAAATTGTCGACTACACACAAAAATTAGCAAAAGGGTTAAACTGTAAAGGGATTATGAATATCCAGTTTATCGCTCAAGGAGAAGACGTGTTTGTTATTGAAGTAAACCCTCGTGCCAGTCGAACTGTGCCATTCTTAAGTAAAGTGACTGATATTCCAATGGCAAAACTCGCAACTCAATTAATTCTAGGACATACATTAAAAGAATTTGGTTATGAACCAGGATTATATAAAGAGAGTCCGATGGTTCACATTAAAGCCCCAGTGTTCTCATTTGCAAAATTACATGAAGTTGACACCCAATTAGGACCAGAAATGAAATCTACTGGTGAAGTCATGGGGACAGATCATACGATGGAAAAAGCTCTTTATAAAGCATTTGAAGCAAGTGGCATGCACTTACCAGATTATGGAAATGTTCTATTTACTATATCAGACGATTTTAAAGAAGAAGCATTAAGTCTGGCTAAACGTTTTTCAGACATTGGATATGGTATTATCGCAACAGAAGGTACAAGTAAGTATTTAACAGATCAAGGACTAATTGTTGAAACCGTAGCAAAAATTGCCGATACAAGTCAATTTAATGTGATTGATAGCATTCGCTCAAATAAAGTGAGTTTAGTTATAAATACAACAGGAAACAACGTAAAAGAAACATCAGATGGTTTTAGAATTAGACGTTCAGCGGTAGAAAATGGTGTGCCTCTTATGACATCACTCGACACAGCAGAAGCCATTCTTAAAGTATTGGAAGCAAGAAGTTTTACTGCACTATCACTATAA
- a CDS encoding aspartate carbamoyltransferase catalytic subunit, with product MIITSERISLKHLLTAESLSDQEVMGLIKRAQQFKRGDKPQLTNDQYFVANLFFENSTRTHKSFEVAEKKMGIDVIEFDAKTSSVSKGESLYDTVLTMSAIGVHACVIRHWEEDYYNELIQSKTITASIINGGDGSGNHPTQCLLDLLTIYEEFGHFDNLNIAICGDLTHSRVANSNMKMLKRLGANLFFCGPEEWYNKKYEAYGTYMPIDDVLDKVDVMMMLRVQHERHESGESFSKEDYHQQHGLTNERAKQMKEKAIIMHPAPVNRDVELADELVESYQSRITQQMTNGVFIRMAILEAILQGKS from the coding sequence ATGATTATTACATCAGAACGAATTAGTTTAAAACATTTATTAACTGCTGAGTCATTAAGTGATCAAGAAGTGATGGGGTTAATTAAGCGAGCGCAGCAGTTCAAACGAGGAGATAAACCTCAATTGACAAATGACCAATATTTTGTTGCAAATCTTTTCTTTGAAAATAGCACAAGAACACATAAAAGTTTTGAAGTAGCAGAGAAAAAGATGGGAATTGATGTAATTGAGTTTGATGCTAAAACAAGTTCTGTTTCAAAAGGGGAGTCATTATATGACACTGTCTTGACCATGTCAGCGATTGGGGTACATGCCTGTGTGATTCGTCACTGGGAAGAAGATTATTATAATGAATTGATTCAAAGTAAAACCATTACAGCATCCATCATTAATGGAGGAGACGGTAGTGGTAATCATCCAACACAGTGTTTACTTGACTTATTGACTATATATGAAGAGTTCGGACATTTTGACAATTTAAATATTGCGATATGTGGCGATTTAACGCATTCACGTGTGGCAAATTCAAATATGAAAATGTTAAAACGACTTGGAGCAAATCTGTTTTTCTGTGGACCAGAAGAATGGTACAACAAAAAATATGAAGCATATGGAACTTACATGCCGATAGATGATGTTTTAGATAAAGTAGATGTAATGATGATGTTACGCGTTCAACACGAACGTCATGAAAGTGGTGAAAGTTTCTCAAAAGAAGACTACCATCAACAACATGGGTTAACTAATGAACGGGCAAAACAAATGAAAGAAAAAGCCATCATCATGCATCCAGCACCAGTTAATCGTGATGTTGAGTTAGCCGATGAGTTAGTTGAAAGTTATCAATCACGCATCACGCAACAGATGACCAATGGTGTATTTATTAGAATGGCAATATTAGAAGCCATTTTACAAGGAAAATCTTAG
- a CDS encoding dihydroorotase yields the protein MKTLIKNGQMVTRRNQLIPVDIWIEEGKIKGIGQFTETAESFEQVVDAKNGLITPGLVDVHVHFREPGFEYKETIETGSRSAAKGGFTTVCAMPNVNPVPDTPEKLTDMYQRIEKDSVVNILQYAPITKKLNSEELVDFVGLKEAGAFAFTNDGVGVQTAGVMYEAMKEAAALDMAIVAHTEDESLLFGGVMHLGEKSKELGLPGIMSATESSQIARDVLLAKETGVHYHVCHVSTKESVEVIRQAKKHGVHVTCEVCPHHLIMTDEDITHDHGYFKMNPPLRATDDQQALIDGLLDGTIDCIATDHAPHSHEEKNQSMIDSPFGIVGSETAFSLMYTHFVKTNRFTLEQVVYWMTEAPSKIFGLETGSLNIGFDADIAIFDLENEVTIPEEFLSKSNNTPFSGEKVIGDTLYTFVKGKMVWNKEEA from the coding sequence ATGAAAACATTAATTAAAAATGGACAAATGGTTACAAGAAGAAATCAGTTAATCCCAGTAGATATTTGGATTGAAGAAGGGAAAATCAAAGGGATTGGTCAGTTTACTGAAACAGCAGAAAGTTTTGAACAAGTTGTTGATGCGAAAAACGGATTGATAACACCAGGATTAGTTGATGTTCATGTGCATTTTAGAGAACCAGGATTTGAATACAAAGAAACGATTGAAACAGGAAGTCGTTCAGCTGCAAAAGGTGGTTTCACCACTGTATGTGCTATGCCAAACGTTAATCCTGTACCTGATACACCAGAAAAATTAACAGATATGTATCAACGTATTGAAAAAGATAGTGTAGTAAATATCTTACAATATGCGCCGATTACGAAGAAATTAAACAGTGAAGAATTAGTTGATTTTGTCGGTCTAAAAGAAGCTGGCGCATTTGCCTTTACAAATGATGGCGTCGGAGTTCAAACAGCCGGTGTGATGTATGAAGCAATGAAAGAAGCAGCAGCACTTGATATGGCGATTGTGGCCCACACTGAAGACGAGAGTTTATTATTTGGTGGCGTGATGCACTTAGGTGAAAAATCAAAAGAGTTAGGGTTACCAGGAATTATGAGTGCAACAGAATCATCACAGATTGCAAGAGATGTGTTATTAGCAAAAGAAACGGGTGTTCACTATCATGTCTGTCATGTGTCAACAAAAGAAAGTGTTGAAGTCATCAGACAAGCAAAAAAACATGGTGTTCATGTGACGTGTGAAGTGTGTCCCCATCATTTAATTATGACAGATGAGGATATCACGCATGATCATGGTTACTTCAAAATGAATCCGCCACTAAGAGCAACTGATGATCAACAAGCATTAATTGACGGATTACTGGATGGAACGATTGATTGTATTGCAACAGACCATGCCCCACATAGCCACGAAGAAAAAAATCAAAGTATGATTGATTCGCCGTTTGGTATTGTGGGAAGTGAAACAGCTTTTTCTTTAATGTACACACACTTTGTTAAAACAAATCGTTTTACATTAGAGCAAGTGGTGTACTGGATGACAGAAGCACCATCAAAAATATTTGGGTTAGAGACTGGTTCTTTAAATATTGGATTTGATGCAGACATTGCCATTTTTGATTTAGAGAATGAAGTCACAATACCTGAAGAATTTTTATCAAAATCAAATAATACGCCATTTAGCGGAGAAAAAGTTATAGGGGATACTTTATACACCTTTGTAAAAGGAAAAATGGTTTGGAACAAAGAGGAGGCGTAA
- the pyrE gene encoding orotate phosphoribosyltransferase, with amino-acid sequence MKQIAKELLSIKAVSLSPNEPFTWASGIKSPIYCDNRLTMSYPDVRKQVAKGLANLIKENFPTVEVIAGTATAGIPHAAWVAEELGLPMVYIRGKSKDHGKKNQIEGRIDQSSKMVIIEDLISTGGSVIDAAQAAKREGADVLGVAAIFTYQLPSGFENFKEADIPFDTLTNYDELIEVAIENDYISQDDRLLLQEWKKDPSAWLN; translated from the coding sequence ATGAAACAAATTGCAAAAGAGTTATTATCTATTAAAGCAGTATCTTTAAGTCCAAATGAGCCATTTACATGGGCAAGTGGAATTAAAAGTCCAATTTATTGTGATAATCGTTTAACGATGAGTTATCCAGATGTTCGAAAACAAGTAGCAAAAGGATTAGCTAATTTAATTAAAGAAAACTTTCCTACGGTAGAAGTGATTGCAGGAACAGCTACTGCTGGTATTCCACATGCTGCATGGGTAGCAGAGGAACTTGGTTTACCAATGGTTTATATTCGTGGAAAATCAAAAGATCATGGAAAGAAAAATCAAATCGAAGGACGAATTGATCAAAGTTCTAAAATGGTTATTATTGAAGATCTGATTTCAACAGGTGGCAGTGTGATTGATGCAGCCCAAGCTGCTAAACGTGAAGGGGCAGACGTTTTAGGTGTTGCTGCCATTTTTACGTATCAATTACCAAGTGGTTTTGAAAACTTTAAAGAGGCAGATATTCCTTTTGATACATTAACTAATTACGATGAATTGATTGAAGTGGCGATCGAAAATGACTATATTTCACAAGATGATCGTTTATTATTACAAGAGTGGAAAAAAGATCCTTCTGCTTGGTTAAATTAA
- a CDS encoding dihydroorotate dehydrogenase, with protein MSRLSVSIPGLELKNPIMPASGCFGFGDEYAKYFDLSKLGAIMVKATTAEMRYGNPTPRVAETPSGMLNAIGLQNPGLETVMAKQLPSLEKYDVPIIANVAGSTVDDYKRVCEKIGAAPNVKAIELNISCPNVKEGGIAFGTSAEVAAELTAAAKSVANVPVYIKLSPNVTSIVPIAKAVEEAGADGITMINTLLGMRIDLKTRKPVLANGTGGLSGPGIKPVAIRMIHEVSHAVEIPIIGMGGVSTVDDVIEMYLAGASAVAVGTMNFTDPYICPKLIDELPNRMDELGIESIEKLIKEVKEGRK; from the coding sequence ATGAGTCGATTAAGTGTGAGTATCCCAGGATTAGAATTAAAAAATCCGATTATGCCAGCTAGTGGATGTTTTGGATTTGGTGATGAGTATGCTAAATACTTTGATTTAAGTAAACTAGGCGCCATTATGGTTAAAGCAACTACTGCAGAGATGCGTTACGGGAACCCCACACCACGTGTTGCTGAAACACCAAGTGGTATGTTAAATGCCATTGGGTTACAAAATCCGGGATTAGAAACCGTCATGGCTAAACAGTTACCTTCTCTTGAAAAATACGATGTTCCAATCATTGCCAATGTTGCAGGTTCTACTGTTGATGATTATAAACGCGTTTGCGAAAAAATCGGAGCCGCTCCAAACGTTAAAGCAATTGAGTTGAATATATCTTGTCCCAATGTCAAAGAAGGTGGGATTGCTTTTGGAACAAGTGCTGAAGTGGCAGCAGAGTTAACTGCAGCAGCAAAATCAGTGGCAAACGTACCTGTTTATATCAAACTTTCTCCTAATGTAACGAGCATTGTGCCAATTGCTAAAGCAGTGGAAGAAGCAGGAGCAGATGGTATCACGATGATTAATACACTTCTTGGAATGAGAATTGATTTAAAGACTAGAAAACCAGTTTTAGCTAACGGAACAGGTGGTTTATCAGGACCAGGAATTAAACCTGTAGCTATTCGAATGATTCATGAAGTGTCACACGCAGTAGAAATTCCGATTATTGGAATGGGCGGCGTGTCTACTGTTGATGATGTCATTGAAATGTATTTAGCAGGAGCAAGTGCTGTCGCAGTAGGAACAATGAATTTTACTGATCCATATATTTGCCCTAAATTAATTGATGAATTACCTAATAGAATGGATGAATTAGGGATTGAATCAATTGAAAAACTAATCAAAGAAGTGAAAGAAGGTAGAAAATGA
- a CDS encoding carbamoyl phosphate synthase small subunit: protein MKRLLILEDGTCYEGEGFGAPSSATGELVFTTGMSGYQEMMTDPSFKGQILLFTYPTIGNYGINRDDFESMSPACSAVVVRDVARVASNWRSQATLDEFLKRKGVPGISGIDTRALTKKIREKGAMKASIIDVVSDLNHAYDQLRATVLPSTQVQSVSTTKPYSIPGTGANVVMIDFGMKQSILRELIKRDCHITVVPYDTTADEILSYQPDGVMLSNGPGNPKDLPLALKTILKLQGIVPIFGICLGHQLLSLANGADTYKMRFGHRGGNHAVREIASDSVYFTSQNHGYAVSLDSLDTTELMLTHVDINDGSVEGVKHKNHPAFSVQFHPDAAPGPHDAVSIFDEFIELMENWGNQHA from the coding sequence ATGAAGCGATTGTTAATCTTAGAAGATGGAACATGTTATGAAGGAGAAGGATTTGGCGCACCAAGTTCGGCTACAGGCGAATTAGTATTTACCACAGGAATGAGTGGTTATCAAGAGATGATGACAGACCCTAGTTTTAAAGGGCAAATTTTATTATTTACTTACCCAACAATAGGAAATTACGGAATTAACCGAGATGACTTTGAGTCAATGTCGCCAGCTTGTTCTGCCGTTGTGGTGAGAGATGTTGCCAGAGTAGCATCAAATTGGCGTTCTCAAGCGACATTAGATGAATTTTTAAAACGTAAAGGTGTTCCTGGTATTAGTGGGATTGACACACGCGCTTTAACGAAAAAAATTCGAGAAAAAGGTGCGATGAAAGCGAGTATCATCGATGTTGTGTCAGACTTGAATCATGCTTATGATCAGTTAAGAGCAACGGTTTTACCATCTACTCAAGTTCAATCCGTTTCAACAACTAAGCCGTATAGTATCCCTGGTACAGGAGCAAATGTTGTCATGATTGATTTTGGAATGAAACAAAGTATCCTACGTGAATTAATTAAACGTGATTGTCATATTACGGTCGTTCCTTATGATACAACAGCTGATGAGATTTTATCCTATCAACCAGATGGTGTCATGTTATCAAATGGTCCTGGTAATCCGAAAGATTTACCATTAGCATTAAAAACGATTTTAAAACTTCAAGGTATTGTCCCAATCTTTGGTATCTGTTTAGGTCACCAACTACTAAGTTTAGCCAATGGTGCTGATACGTATAAAATGCGGTTTGGTCACCGAGGAGGCAATCATGCAGTTCGCGAAATTGCGTCTGACTCTGTTTACTTTACCTCACAAAATCATGGTTATGCTGTCTCACTTGATAGTTTAGATACAACAGAATTAATGCTAACACATGTTGATATTAATGATGGATCAGTAGAGGGAGTGAAACACAAAAATCATCCGGCTTTTTCAGTGCAATTTCATCCGGATGCCGCACCTGGACCACATGACGCGGTCTCAATTTTTGATGAGTTTATTGAATTAATGGAAAACTGGGGGAATCAACATGCCTAA
- a CDS encoding solute carrier family 23 protein, translating to MKENYRNPDVVLDIHDKPKGIKWLGLSLQHLFTMFGATVLVPILVGINPGIALFSSGLGTIVYLIITKGKIPAYLGSSFAFIAAMQMLMKDDGYPAVALGAITTGIVYLIVSAIVKRAGSAWLDKLLPSIVVGPVVMVIGLGLAGNAASQAMYAVGANGEQVYSVKYIAVALITMSLTIFFNMYLKGFMGLIPILLGIVCGYFIALAVGIVDVEPIRQAAWFALPDFQAPFVTYTPKFYLTAIVTMAPIAFVTMTEHIGHLMVLNKLTKRDFFKEPGLDKTLKGDGLAQIVAGLVGGPPVTSYGENIGVLAITRVHSVFVIGGAAALAMGLSFVGKLTAIIQSIPNPVIAGISFILFGVIASSGLKILIDNKIDFNLKRNLLIASVILVVGIGGLTFQVGAVAVSGMALATLFGIILNLILPEKAKSELE from the coding sequence ATGAAAGAAAACTATAGAAACCCAGATGTTGTATTGGATATTCACGATAAACCAAAAGGAATTAAGTGGTTAGGATTAAGTTTACAACATTTGTTTACGATGTTTGGTGCTACAGTGTTAGTTCCGATTTTAGTCGGCATTAATCCAGGAATTGCTTTATTTAGTTCAGGACTTGGAACGATTGTGTATCTCATCATAACAAAAGGAAAAATACCAGCTTACTTAGGAAGTAGTTTTGCGTTTATTGCTGCGATGCAAATGTTAATGAAAGATGATGGGTATCCGGCAGTTGCCTTGGGAGCTATCACAACGGGGATTGTCTACTTAATTGTTTCAGCGATTGTGAAACGAGCAGGATCAGCTTGGTTAGATAAGTTACTTCCATCGATTGTGGTTGGACCAGTTGTCATGGTAATCGGACTTGGGTTAGCTGGAAATGCAGCAAGTCAAGCGATGTATGCAGTTGGAGCAAATGGCGAACAAGTGTACAGTGTGAAATACATTGCAGTTGCCTTGATTACGATGTCACTAACGATTTTCTTTAATATGTATCTTAAAGGGTTTATGGGACTTATCCCAATATTACTAGGAATTGTGTGTGGTTACTTTATCGCATTAGCAGTTGGAATTGTCGATGTTGAGCCAATTAGACAAGCAGCATGGTTTGCTTTACCTGACTTTCAAGCACCATTTGTGACTTACACACCAAAATTTTATTTAACCGCGATTGTGACCATGGCACCTATCGCGTTTGTGACGATGACAGAACACATTGGTCATTTAATGGTGTTAAATAAATTAACAAAACGAGATTTCTTTAAAGAACCAGGATTAGATAAGACATTAAAAGGTGATGGATTAGCACAAATTGTTGCTGGTTTAGTTGGTGGTCCTCCTGTCACAAGTTATGGTGAAAATATTGGGGTTCTTGCGATTACTCGCGTACATAGCGTGTTTGTTATCGGTGGAGCAGCGGCTTTGGCTATGGGATTAAGTTTTGTCGGAAAATTAACCGCGATTATTCAAAGTATTCCTAACCCAGTTATTGCGGGAATTAGTTTTATCCTATTCGGAGTGATTGCATCAAGTGGATTGAAAATTTTAATCGATAACAAAATTGATTTTAACTTAAAACGAAACCTACTAATTGCCTCAGTTATCTTAGTAGTAGGAATCGGCGGATTAACATTCCAAGTTGGAGCGGTTGCTGTATCTGGTATGGCTCTTGCCACATTATTTGGAATCATTTTGAACTTGATTTTACCTGAAAAAGCAAAAAGCGAATTAGAATAA